The genome window CCATTTCTTCTATAGCAACCATCAACCCATTTGGAGACAGTCCCGTTCAGGTTGCCTGTCCCAGTTGCCATCAGACCGTCGTCTCTAAGGTCGAATTCTCCTCTGGTTTGCTCACCTACCTGTTCTGCGGCGGCCTCTTCTTCTGCGGGTATGTAAGCgtgaaatattttgttgctgttttttttttttttttgctccggCATGTTAtctataaatgataaataaaaagtgacaaATTTTACTGAACTTGCACACATGCAATAAGGCTGCCTATGTGGAGAGTGGCTGgttattcattttctgtgacCAGGAGAAAACTGACTTGGGAAATACAGTGAAGACActacctgttctctctctctctctctctcttttttttttttttttttttttaactgcaatgCATGAActgaatgtgaatgaatgaatgcatggatTTGACAGCAGCTGTTCAGCCCTCCCTGACCAGCGTCCACTTTCAGCTTTGTCCTAGGTTGCTGTCTCATCCCATTCTGTGTGGACCGGCTGAAAGATGCCAAACACACCTGTCCTACCTGCAAGACTGTCCTGGGCGTGTACAAACGCTTATAACTGTGATGTtttgtgatatgatatgatacacaTGTTAGAGTacaacacagtaacaccacaacacagtaaaacagacagCAGGGTTCCCTCTTCCTGGGAGATGAATGCACCAGTGTTGAAATGGGCAATTTTGCCTAACTTAATTAAACTGAATCTAATAGTAACAAATGTTGTCATTGACAGTGTTAGATCAACTCATGACTCTTGTTCAGTTATTAGTTGTTGCCTTGGCAACACCAAAAGAGCTTCACAAAGTTTGAGTGGGTAACAAATTTCCTACTGTGGAGGAGATGATGTCCGATGTACTTCCTGTTGAAACACAATGATGAGGTggaacaaaacacagaggagcatCATTTGAAAGTTTAAACCAATGTGACATCAGTTAGGAAGACAAGGGTTGGTTTACTTGATGGGAGGGGCAAGGGCAGGATTgttgagaaatatttttttctagaCCTATTGAAAGATTTTTACATGAATTAAA of Myripristis murdjan chromosome 1, fMyrMur1.1, whole genome shotgun sequence contains these proteins:
- the LOC115367741 gene encoding lipopolysaccharide-induced tumor necrosis factor-alpha factor homolog → MANAQVPVATINPFGDSPVQVACPSCHQTVVSKVEFSSGLLTYLFCGGLFFCGFVLGCCLIPFCVDRLKDAKHTCPTCKTVLGVYKRL